In Melanotaenia boesemani isolate fMelBoe1 chromosome 7, fMelBoe1.pri, whole genome shotgun sequence, a single window of DNA contains:
- the hars gene encoding histidine--tRNA ligase isoform X2 yields the protein MEDKARIQEAIKIQGEVVRKLKSEKASKDQIDEEVAKLLELKAQLGGDDGKHQFVLKTAKGTRDYSPKQMAIREKVFNTIISCFKRHGAETIDTPVFELKETLTGKYGEDSKLIYDLKDQGGELLSLRYDLTVPFARYLAMNKITNIKRYHIAKVYRRDNPAMTRGRYREFYQCDFDIAGQYDAMIPDAECLKIVHEILSELELGDFRIKVNDRRILDGMFAVCGVPDDKFRTICSTVDKLDKLPWEDVRKEMVSEKGLSEEAADQIGEYVSMQGGMDLAERLLQDPRLSQSKQACAGLSDIKLLFSYLQLFQVTDKVVFDLSLARGLDYYTGVIYEAVLTQAGVAPVSNDAQNGANAEESVSVGSVAGGGRYDGLVGMFDPKGRKVPCVGVSIGIERIFSIMEQKAEAAAEKVRTTEVQVMVASAQKNLLEERLKLITELWNADIKAEVLYKKNPKLLSQLQHCEESGIPMVAILGEQELKDGVVKLRMVATREEVDIPRADLISEIKRRTSEV from the exons ATGGAAGACAAGGCTCGCATACAAGAGGCCATTAAAATTCAAGGTGAAGTCGTCCGGAAGTTAAAATCCGAGAAGGCGAGCAAAGATCAG ATTGATGAAGAGGTAGCCAAACTGCTGGAGCTGAAGGCTCAGCTTGGAGGAGACGATGGCAAACACCAGTTTGTCCTTaaaacagcaaag GGAACGAGGGACTACAGCCCCAAGCAGATGGCCATCAGAGAGAAAGtcttcaacaccatcatcagCTGCTTCAAACGCCACGGAGCAGAGACCATCGACACACCGGTTTTTGAGCTAAAG GAAACATTGACAGGAAAGTACGGAGAAGACTCCAAACTCATCTATGACCTGAAAGACCAAGGAGGAGAGCTGCTGTCCCTCAGATATGACCTCACC GTTCCCTTTGCACGCTACCTGGCCATGAACAAGATAACTAACATCAAGCGTTACCACATCGCGAAGGTCTATCGCCGTGACAACCCAGCCATGACCCGTGGGCGCTACAGAGAGTTTTACCAATGT gattttGACATAGCAGGTCAGTACGATGCCATGATCCCAGACGCAGAGTGTCTGAAGATAGTCCATGAAATCCTCAGTGAGCTGGAGCTGGGAGACTTCCGGATAAAG GTCAACGACAGACGCATCCTGGATGGGATGTTTGCCGTGTGTGGAGTTCCAGACGACAAGTTCCGCACCATCTGTTCAACAGTGGATAAACTGGATAAG TTGCCCTGGGAGGACGTGAGGAAGGAGATGGTGAGTGAGAAGGGCTTGTCGGAGGAGGCTGCCGACCAGATTGGGGAGTACGTCAGCATGCAGG GGGGAATGGACCTTGCAGAGCGCCTCCTTCAGGACCCCAGACTGTCTCAGAGCAAACAGGCCTGCGCTGGTCTGTCGGACATCAAACTTCTCTTCAGCTACCTGCAGCTCTTCCAGGTCACAGACAAG GTGGTGTTTGACCTCAGTCTGGCCCGAGGTCTGGATTACTACACCGGGGTCATCTATGAGGCAGTGCTGACTCAGGCCGGCGTGGCCCCGGTGTCCAACGATGCCCAAAACGGGGCCAACGCAGAGGAGAGCGTCAGCGTGGGCAGCGTGGCCGGAGGGGGTCGATACGACGGTCTGGTGGGCATGTTCGATCCAAAGGGCCGGAAGGTTCCGTGTGTGGGGGTCAGCATCGGCATCGAGAGGATCTTCTCCATCATGGAGCAGAAGGCCGAG GCTGCAGCTGAGAAGGTCCGGACCACCGAGGTTCAGGTCATGGTGGCGTCGGCTCAGAAGAACCTGCTGGAGGAGAGGCTGAAGCTCATCACGGAGCTATGGAACGCCGACATTAAG GCTGAGGTGTTGTACAAGAAGAACCctaaactgctgagtcagctgCAGCACTGCGAGGAGTCTGGAATCCCCATGGTGGCCATCCTGGGAGAACAGGAGCTGAAAGATGGAGTGGTAAAACTCCGCATGGTGGCCACCAGAGAGGAG
- the hars gene encoding histidine--tRNA ligase isoform X1, with protein MLAVCCVRVCSGLAAMRTATRVRSLRGVPGITVAQIDEEVAKLLELKAQLGGDDGKHQFVLKTAKGTRDYSPKQMAIREKVFNTIISCFKRHGAETIDTPVFELKETLTGKYGEDSKLIYDLKDQGGELLSLRYDLTVPFARYLAMNKITNIKRYHIAKVYRRDNPAMTRGRYREFYQCDFDIAGQYDAMIPDAECLKIVHEILSELELGDFRIKVNDRRILDGMFAVCGVPDDKFRTICSTVDKLDKLPWEDVRKEMVSEKGLSEEAADQIGEYVSMQGGMDLAERLLQDPRLSQSKQACAGLSDIKLLFSYLQLFQVTDKVVFDLSLARGLDYYTGVIYEAVLTQAGVAPVSNDAQNGANAEESVSVGSVAGGGRYDGLVGMFDPKGRKVPCVGVSIGIERIFSIMEQKAEAAAEKVRTTEVQVMVASAQKNLLEERLKLITELWNADIKAEVLYKKNPKLLSQLQHCEESGIPMVAILGEQELKDGVVKLRMVATREEVDIPRADLISEIKRRTSEV; from the exons ATGCTGGCCGTGTGCTGTGTTCGTGTCTGTTCCGGGCTGGCGGCCATGCGGACTGCAACACGGGTCCGATCTCTGCGTGGTGTTCCTGGGATCACCGTGGCTCAG ATTGATGAAGAGGTAGCCAAACTGCTGGAGCTGAAGGCTCAGCTTGGAGGAGACGATGGCAAACACCAGTTTGTCCTTaaaacagcaaag GGAACGAGGGACTACAGCCCCAAGCAGATGGCCATCAGAGAGAAAGtcttcaacaccatcatcagCTGCTTCAAACGCCACGGAGCAGAGACCATCGACACACCGGTTTTTGAGCTAAAG GAAACATTGACAGGAAAGTACGGAGAAGACTCCAAACTCATCTATGACCTGAAAGACCAAGGAGGAGAGCTGCTGTCCCTCAGATATGACCTCACC GTTCCCTTTGCACGCTACCTGGCCATGAACAAGATAACTAACATCAAGCGTTACCACATCGCGAAGGTCTATCGCCGTGACAACCCAGCCATGACCCGTGGGCGCTACAGAGAGTTTTACCAATGT gattttGACATAGCAGGTCAGTACGATGCCATGATCCCAGACGCAGAGTGTCTGAAGATAGTCCATGAAATCCTCAGTGAGCTGGAGCTGGGAGACTTCCGGATAAAG GTCAACGACAGACGCATCCTGGATGGGATGTTTGCCGTGTGTGGAGTTCCAGACGACAAGTTCCGCACCATCTGTTCAACAGTGGATAAACTGGATAAG TTGCCCTGGGAGGACGTGAGGAAGGAGATGGTGAGTGAGAAGGGCTTGTCGGAGGAGGCTGCCGACCAGATTGGGGAGTACGTCAGCATGCAGG GGGGAATGGACCTTGCAGAGCGCCTCCTTCAGGACCCCAGACTGTCTCAGAGCAAACAGGCCTGCGCTGGTCTGTCGGACATCAAACTTCTCTTCAGCTACCTGCAGCTCTTCCAGGTCACAGACAAG GTGGTGTTTGACCTCAGTCTGGCCCGAGGTCTGGATTACTACACCGGGGTCATCTATGAGGCAGTGCTGACTCAGGCCGGCGTGGCCCCGGTGTCCAACGATGCCCAAAACGGGGCCAACGCAGAGGAGAGCGTCAGCGTGGGCAGCGTGGCCGGAGGGGGTCGATACGACGGTCTGGTGGGCATGTTCGATCCAAAGGGCCGGAAGGTTCCGTGTGTGGGGGTCAGCATCGGCATCGAGAGGATCTTCTCCATCATGGAGCAGAAGGCCGAG GCTGCAGCTGAGAAGGTCCGGACCACCGAGGTTCAGGTCATGGTGGCGTCGGCTCAGAAGAACCTGCTGGAGGAGAGGCTGAAGCTCATCACGGAGCTATGGAACGCCGACATTAAG GCTGAGGTGTTGTACAAGAAGAACCctaaactgctgagtcagctgCAGCACTGCGAGGAGTCTGGAATCCCCATGGTGGCCATCCTGGGAGAACAGGAGCTGAAAGATGGAGTGGTAAAACTCCGCATGGTGGCCACCAGAGAGGAG